In Microbacterium cremeum, a genomic segment contains:
- a CDS encoding ArsR/SmtB family transcription factor codes for MDRKYVDFRLAPDDLTAIRFGISPGHELCHAVRALQRPDHYPLQWGWMRAARGAIPREDFEVLALLIRDDGYFPDFLTTSPTWELTPEAESERLRDIDDARYQVDMTKVLVRTEGEARRAAVQRMLDHPDRARAMIAEAWLGVWNAAIAPVWTQLERVLRADIAVRARRIAESGIGAMIQTLHERVAWQHGAVRVTMRIWSEVVDCRGSGLVLVPSVMGSTGCNVLTEPPAQPTLFYPAQGVMASWARDPADVETALGALLGPARARILLDAHEPRTTSQVARDCALAVSTASHHLTVLRDAGLVASTRAGARMLHRRTPLGEAMVGAVL; via the coding sequence GTGGATCGAAAGTACGTCGATTTCCGGCTCGCGCCCGATGATCTCACCGCGATCCGGTTCGGCATCTCGCCGGGGCACGAGCTGTGCCACGCGGTGCGCGCGCTGCAGCGGCCCGATCACTATCCGCTGCAGTGGGGATGGATGCGGGCAGCTCGCGGCGCGATCCCGCGGGAGGACTTCGAGGTGCTCGCGCTGCTGATCCGCGACGACGGCTACTTCCCCGACTTCCTCACCACGTCGCCCACGTGGGAGCTCACGCCCGAGGCCGAGTCGGAGCGCCTGCGCGACATCGACGACGCGCGATACCAGGTCGATATGACCAAGGTGCTCGTGCGCACCGAGGGCGAGGCGCGCCGCGCCGCGGTGCAGCGCATGCTCGACCACCCCGACCGGGCGCGCGCAATGATCGCCGAGGCGTGGCTCGGCGTGTGGAACGCGGCGATCGCGCCGGTGTGGACCCAGCTCGAGCGCGTGCTGCGCGCCGACATCGCCGTGCGCGCCCGCCGCATCGCCGAGAGCGGTATCGGCGCGATGATCCAGACGCTGCACGAGCGGGTCGCGTGGCAGCACGGCGCGGTGCGCGTCACGATGCGCATCTGGAGCGAGGTCGTCGACTGCCGGGGCAGCGGTCTCGTGCTGGTGCCGTCGGTGATGGGCTCGACCGGGTGCAACGTGCTCACCGAGCCGCCGGCGCAGCCGACGCTGTTCTACCCCGCGCAGGGCGTCATGGCCTCGTGGGCGCGTGACCCCGCCGATGTCGAGACGGCGCTGGGAGCCCTGCTCGGGCCGGCGCGGGCACGCATCCTGCTCGACGCGCACGAGCCCCGCACGACCTCGCAGGTCGCGCGGGACTGCGCGCTGGCGGTCTCGACGGCGTCGCACCACCTCACCGTGCTGCGCGACGCCGGGCTGGTCGCGAGCACGCGCGCGGGGGCACGGATGCTGCACCGCCGGACCCCGCTCGGCGAGGCGATGGTCGGCGCCGTCCTCTGA
- a CDS encoding cupin domain-containing protein, which produces MNTDTATIVTPAIVPGAELVIGTGRTRRFIGAEHGAGVSYFFVDNEPGQGPDIHRHPYPETWVVLEGEARITIGDRTLRAVAGDTATAPAGEWHSFKNSGTGRLRVLCIHASDRIIQEWQDAPGVLDIPTTDR; this is translated from the coding sequence ATGAACACCGACACCGCCACCATCGTCACGCCGGCCATCGTTCCCGGGGCCGAGCTGGTCATCGGCACCGGCCGCACCCGCCGCTTCATCGGCGCCGAGCACGGCGCCGGAGTCTCGTACTTCTTCGTCGACAACGAGCCCGGGCAGGGCCCCGACATCCACCGCCACCCCTACCCCGAGACGTGGGTCGTGCTGGAGGGCGAAGCCCGCATCACGATCGGCGACCGCACCCTGCGGGCGGTCGCCGGCGACACCGCCACGGCGCCCGCGGGCGAATGGCACAGCTTCAAGAACAGCGGCACCGGCCGGCTGCGGGTGCTGTGCATCCACGCGTCGGACCGCATCATCCAGGAGTGGCAGGATGCTCCCGGAGTGCTCGACATCCCCACCACCGACCGCTGA
- a CDS encoding DUF4287 domain-containing protein — MSFQAYLDTIEKKTGLTPRRLIEIAHERGFDENTKATPVVEWLAADYGLGRGHAMALYHVLTKGPQISDKHVGTDGTHSDPSNVLWLDGAATNPNP, encoded by the coding sequence ATGTCGTTCCAGGCATACCTCGACACGATCGAGAAGAAGACAGGGCTCACGCCACGCCGGCTCATCGAGATCGCCCACGAGCGGGGCTTCGACGAGAACACCAAGGCGACGCCGGTCGTCGAGTGGCTCGCCGCCGACTACGGCCTCGGCCGCGGTCACGCGATGGCGCTGTACCACGTCCTCACGAAGGGTCCGCAGATCAGCGACAAGCACGTCGGCACCGACGGCACGCACTCCGACCCGTCGAACGTGCTGTGGCTCGACGGCGCGGCGACCAACCCGAACCCCTAG
- a CDS encoding DUF1992 domain-containing protein — protein sequence MSEDPREKAERYRFEKWQREQGLVPSGDDPGHPEPSGSSEAGRAYSAADRAAVVEVSIQQAIRRGEFDDLPGAGKPIPGLGQSHDPDWWIRRKIESEKLTGLGPPALMLRVEDRELEARLDELHHEHGVREAVEDFNRRVIEARRQLLGGPPVVTPTRDVDAEVRAWRERRAARVASDETDAAPPRRRTWWRRRGA from the coding sequence ATGAGCGAAGACCCCCGCGAGAAGGCTGAGCGCTACCGCTTCGAGAAGTGGCAGCGCGAGCAGGGCCTCGTCCCGTCGGGCGACGACCCCGGCCACCCCGAGCCGTCCGGCTCGTCGGAGGCGGGCCGTGCGTACTCGGCCGCGGACCGCGCCGCCGTCGTCGAGGTCTCGATCCAGCAGGCGATCCGCCGCGGCGAGTTCGACGATCTGCCCGGTGCGGGCAAGCCCATCCCCGGGCTCGGCCAGAGCCACGATCCGGACTGGTGGATCCGGCGCAAGATCGAGTCCGAGAAGCTCACCGGTCTCGGGCCGCCGGCGCTGATGCTGCGGGTCGAAGACCGCGAGCTCGAAGCGCGGCTCGACGAGCTGCACCACGAGCACGGGGTCCGCGAAGCCGTGGAGGACTTCAACCGGCGGGTGATCGAGGCACGGCGGCAGCTGCTCGGCGGACCACCCGTGGTGACGCCGACACGCGACGTCGACGCCGAGGTCCGCGCGTGGCGCGAGCGGCGGGCGGCACGCGTCGCCTCGGACGAGACGGATGCCGCGCCTCCCCGCCGCCGGACCTGGTGGCGGCGGCGCGGGGCGTAG
- a CDS encoding NAD-dependent epimerase/dehydratase family protein, whose product MRIALTGSSGKLGTVVARELRAAGHDVIGLDVVGTRGPDFVQVDLTDYGQVVDALTAVNDRHDGFDAVVHLGAIPAPGIRSDVATFHNNMAATFNVFWAAVRLGIRRLVYASSETVLGLPFDVPPPYIPVDEEYAPRPESVYSLVKTLEERMAVELVRWHPDLSITAFRFSNVMVPEDYAEFPSFDADARRRKWNLWGYIDARDGAQAVQRALEAAPAGFETYIIAAADTVMSRPNAELVAEVFPGVETRSFGEHDTLLSIDKARRILGYEPQHSWRDHVAAG is encoded by the coding sequence ATGCGTATCGCTCTCACCGGCTCCTCCGGCAAGCTCGGCACCGTCGTCGCCCGCGAACTCCGTGCGGCGGGGCACGACGTCATCGGTCTCGATGTCGTCGGCACCCGCGGCCCCGACTTCGTCCAGGTCGACCTCACCGACTACGGGCAGGTCGTCGACGCCCTCACCGCGGTGAACGACCGTCACGACGGGTTCGACGCGGTGGTGCATCTCGGCGCGATCCCCGCGCCCGGCATCCGCTCCGACGTCGCCACGTTCCACAACAACATGGCAGCCACCTTCAACGTGTTCTGGGCCGCCGTGAGGCTCGGCATCCGTCGCCTCGTCTACGCGTCGAGCGAGACGGTGCTGGGTCTGCCGTTCGACGTGCCGCCCCCGTACATCCCGGTCGACGAGGAGTACGCGCCGCGCCCCGAGTCGGTGTACTCGCTCGTGAAGACGCTCGAGGAGCGCATGGCGGTGGAGCTGGTGCGGTGGCACCCCGACCTGTCGATCACGGCGTTCCGGTTCTCGAACGTCATGGTGCCGGAGGACTACGCCGAGTTCCCCTCGTTCGACGCCGACGCGCGCCGTCGCAAGTGGAACCTGTGGGGCTACATCGACGCGCGCGACGGCGCCCAGGCGGTTCAGCGCGCGCTCGAGGCCGCCCCGGCCGGCTTCGAGACCTACATCATCGCGGCGGCCGACACCGTGATGTCGCGCCCGAACGCCGAGCTCGTCGCCGAGGTGTTCCCCGGCGTCGAGACCCGCTCGTTCGGCGAGCACGACACGCTCCTGTCGATCGACAAGGCGCGCCGGATCCTCGGCTACGAGCCGCAGCACTCCTGGCGCGACCATGTGGCGGCCGGATGA
- a CDS encoding family 43 glycosylhydrolase, translating into MATKSWRRVGMAGAAIAALAIGVLAPPAAHADPTPPDPNLLLHYDFSTPGEAADVSGNGNHGTILGTGASVADGVLTLPGGASNSGAGHVRFPANLFDGKDTLTISTWLRNETGAGNYAALFFGSTANPPSQYYMLNPRNPQNRMKSVVTGAPNASAPWGTEYGISPTTASQGVLGPTTGTQWTMYTTVITANTITGYYNGALVGQVAIPRSVSQFGTGLVGYIGRSSYPDIFYKGGVDDVVVSTSAYTPQQVAELYHLSERVPASQTIASMTADADAVSLPAEAITDISLPATGSVGQSRIEWASSQPSVLAADGRVTRPAEGQPDAAVTLTATFTLAGETLTRGYDVTVPAFDAQRDLDRTAESFDLGISVVASDIVLRDSVDGADLSWSSSNPTAVSTDGTVTRTEADQQVELTATFARDGRTAQRSFTVTVRAQDAGQAVAYVRTGDTAKTEVLHLAAAADGDALVALNNNKGVLYPAFGTGTSRFAHPTLFRHPDGSFGMVASDNASNGRIFVYRSTDLVTFTDQKWVQTNTQGITVARADVSYDNGLRAYRVVLRTPAGASYEVTTADFATFSAPVAVEAPATPGVSGLPAGAIEASALRVTAAELAVLQKALGRIVNTTVDAGEDVEVEFGGELTLPEKVQLGYSDGSSKQLGVDWDTSAVDLQKPGTYTVTGTVNQPVYGDEKGILVRERADPWVLRDDERTGSAEYYLTGSFPTTQSNTRVGYDRIVIRRADTINGLTTAQENVLLWANNAQSPDTSNGSKVATTAFRYFWAPEFHKINGDWYILFTSSRNGDVFNIRPAIMRAPGDTDPMVASNWEHLGYMKAAPGDTSAFTSFSLDMTYFEANGKHYMVWAEKPGSSDLRMAEIDPSDPSQLIGPSMLLSTPNYAWERTNSQVINEGAAVIKSDKEVFVFFSASEVNETYSIGMLRAPIDGDLMKPSTWKKTGYPLLTSDDFGGQQQGPGHNSFTLDADGNPVIVYHARPPFSEWIPGADGGLNDPSRHARVKTVHFAADGSAVLNQTREEELAPANRTVSLTVTVTGSASPQLNVSGVVISRCIAGKVVQVLTVTNSEGFPVTVAATTPFGSKSFGALAAGKSVSASFTTRQVAVPADSATLTATATVGGEPVSVVQEVPTPASTCGG; encoded by the coding sequence ATGGCAACGAAGTCCTGGCGACGCGTCGGGATGGCAGGCGCGGCGATCGCCGCGCTCGCCATCGGCGTGCTCGCACCGCCGGCAGCACACGCCGACCCGACACCCCCCGACCCGAATCTGCTGTTGCATTACGACTTCAGCACTCCGGGCGAGGCGGCGGACGTCTCGGGCAACGGCAACCACGGCACGATCCTCGGCACCGGAGCGAGCGTCGCCGACGGCGTGCTCACGCTCCCGGGCGGGGCATCCAACAGCGGCGCGGGCCACGTCCGCTTCCCGGCGAACCTGTTCGACGGCAAGGACACGCTCACGATCTCGACGTGGCTGCGCAACGAGACAGGCGCCGGCAACTACGCCGCTCTCTTCTTCGGCTCCACCGCCAACCCGCCGTCGCAGTACTACATGCTCAACCCGCGCAACCCGCAGAACCGCATGAAGTCCGTCGTCACGGGTGCCCCGAACGCCAGCGCCCCGTGGGGCACCGAGTACGGGATCTCGCCGACGACGGCTTCGCAGGGCGTGCTCGGCCCCACCACCGGCACGCAATGGACGATGTACACGACGGTCATCACCGCCAACACGATCACCGGCTACTACAACGGCGCGCTCGTCGGCCAGGTGGCGATCCCCCGCAGCGTCTCGCAGTTCGGAACCGGCCTCGTGGGGTACATCGGCCGCTCCTCGTACCCCGACATCTTCTACAAGGGCGGCGTGGACGACGTGGTCGTCTCGACTTCCGCCTACACGCCCCAGCAGGTCGCCGAGCTCTACCACCTGAGCGAGCGCGTCCCGGCATCCCAGACCATCGCATCGATGACCGCCGACGCCGACGCCGTCTCGCTGCCGGCAGAGGCGATCACCGACATCTCCCTGCCCGCGACGGGCTCGGTCGGTCAGTCCCGCATCGAGTGGGCGTCCTCGCAGCCCTCGGTGCTCGCAGCAGACGGCCGCGTCACGCGCCCGGCGGAGGGTCAGCCGGACGCCGCCGTGACGCTCACGGCGACATTCACGCTCGCCGGCGAGACGCTCACCCGCGGCTACGATGTGACGGTGCCGGCGTTCGACGCTCAGCGCGACCTCGATCGCACCGCTGAGTCGTTCGACCTCGGGATCTCGGTGGTCGCCTCCGACATCGTCCTGCGAGACAGCGTGGACGGCGCGGACCTCAGCTGGAGCTCGTCGAACCCGACCGCCGTGTCGACCGACGGCACCGTCACCCGCACCGAAGCCGACCAGCAGGTCGAGCTCACCGCGACGTTCGCGCGCGACGGACGCACCGCCCAGCGGAGCTTCACCGTCACTGTGCGCGCGCAGGACGCCGGTCAGGCGGTGGCATACGTCCGCACCGGCGACACCGCCAAGACGGAGGTGCTGCACCTCGCAGCCGCCGCGGATGGCGACGCGCTGGTGGCGCTCAACAACAACAAGGGCGTGCTGTACCCGGCCTTCGGCACCGGCACGTCGCGATTCGCCCACCCGACGCTGTTCCGCCACCCCGACGGCAGCTTCGGCATGGTCGCCTCCGACAACGCCTCGAACGGCCGGATCTTCGTCTACCGCTCGACGGACCTGGTGACCTTCACCGACCAGAAGTGGGTGCAGACCAATACCCAGGGCATCACGGTCGCACGGGCCGATGTCTCGTACGACAACGGTCTGCGCGCATACCGCGTCGTTCTTCGCACGCCGGCGGGAGCTTCGTACGAGGTCACGACGGCCGACTTCGCCACCTTCAGCGCCCCGGTGGCGGTCGAGGCACCCGCGACGCCCGGTGTCTCCGGGCTTCCGGCCGGCGCGATCGAGGCCTCGGCCCTTCGGGTCACGGCAGCGGAGCTCGCCGTGCTGCAGAAGGCGCTCGGCCGCATCGTCAACACGACGGTGGATGCCGGCGAGGACGTCGAGGTCGAGTTCGGCGGCGAGCTGACCCTGCCCGAGAAGGTGCAGCTGGGTTACTCGGACGGTTCGTCCAAGCAGCTCGGCGTCGACTGGGACACCAGCGCTGTCGATCTGCAGAAGCCCGGCACGTACACGGTCACCGGCACGGTGAACCAGCCCGTCTACGGCGACGAGAAGGGCATCCTCGTCCGGGAGCGGGCCGACCCGTGGGTGCTCCGCGACGACGAGCGCACGGGTTCGGCCGAGTACTACCTGACCGGCTCGTTCCCCACGACGCAGTCGAACACCCGCGTCGGCTACGACCGGATCGTGATCCGCCGCGCCGACACCATCAACGGCCTCACCACCGCGCAGGAGAACGTGCTGCTGTGGGCGAACAACGCACAGTCGCCCGACACGTCGAACGGGTCGAAGGTCGCCACGACCGCGTTCCGCTACTTCTGGGCGCCGGAGTTCCACAAGATCAACGGCGACTGGTACATCCTGTTCACGTCGAGCCGCAACGGCGACGTGTTCAACATCCGCCCCGCGATCATGCGAGCACCCGGTGACACCGACCCGATGGTCGCGTCGAACTGGGAGCACCTCGGCTACATGAAGGCGGCACCGGGCGACACCTCGGCGTTCACCAGCTTCTCGCTCGACATGACGTACTTCGAAGCGAACGGCAAGCACTACATGGTGTGGGCCGAGAAGCCGGGAAGCTCCGACCTGCGGATGGCCGAGATCGACCCGTCCGACCCGAGCCAGCTGATCGGTCCGTCGATGCTGCTCTCGACCCCCAACTACGCGTGGGAACGGACGAACTCGCAGGTCATCAACGAGGGAGCCGCGGTCATCAAGAGCGACAAGGAGGTCTTCGTCTTCTTCTCGGCCTCCGAGGTGAACGAGACCTACTCGATCGGCATGCTGCGCGCGCCGATCGACGGCGACCTGATGAAGCCGTCGACCTGGAAGAAGACCGGCTACCCGCTGCTGACGTCCGATGACTTCGGCGGCCAGCAGCAGGGCCCGGGTCACAACTCGTTCACGCTCGACGCGGACGGCAACCCGGTGATCGTGTACCACGCCCGCCCGCCGTTCTCGGAGTGGATCCCGGGCGCCGACGGCGGCCTGAACGACCCGAGCCGTCACGCGCGGGTCAAGACGGTGCACTTCGCCGCCGACGGTTCGGCCGTGCTGAACCAGACGCGTGAAGAGGAGCTCGCCCCCGCGAACCGGACGGTCTCGCTGACGGTCACGGTCACCGGCAGCGCCTCGCCGCAGCTGAACGTCTCGGGCGTGGTGATCTCGCGGTGCATCGCCGGCAAGGTCGTCCAGGTCTTGACCGTCACCAACAGCGAGGGCTTCCCCGTGACGGTCGCGGCCACCACCCCCTTCGGGTCGAAGTCGTTCGGCGCGCTGGCTGCCGGCAAGTCGGTCTCGGCGTCGTTCACGACGCGGCAGGTGGCGGTGCCCGCCGACTCTGCCACGCTGACGGCGACAGCCACGGTCGGCGGCGAGCCGGTCTCGGTGGTGCAGGAGGTGCCGACACCGGCGAGCACCTGCGGCGGCTGA
- a CDS encoding LamG-like jellyroll fold domain-containing protein: MAVAAAGAMVIGMGVSTAHAALPDDGLVAEYLFTQASGATVPNSADGSALGAATVRNVQAADWTGSSLTLRGGAKTSTGNWVELPDDILTGKQSATVTAEVKASAAMLTGFHFLWNVGNESSATEYFFASLNCGSSRAPLVGIKAGGVEQLVQAGSCGVTANRWVNVTSVVDGAAGTASLYIDGVRVAHGSVAATPADIVDQSLNTIGRAPWPDPLFQGAISSFRVYDRALSAAEVADVSAADAQLNAAELQAQAQAIIDGLGVADLETSTDIDLPTASGRVTWTSSNPAVVAPTGLVTAPLSGQPAVAVELTATASVRGLSASKTITVTVLPSEETSEERIERLAQRFVIPSVMRSGTALPAAPEGTTVAVAAVSGDIAAGETITSSSEEPQDGEITVRVTDATSGASVDRAFAVRVMPAGAPQLLAYNRNPTTVAEANNADVALSMHLALQSEGRWTPLNENYGIFFPKTSAPVPANGPSEGLIRSLRNPHVFYEADGGFGIVATRTLRNGGREGLQSSSLLYARSADLLSYQEVGMVDLGVTSGVNDPAVIWDSASERFVVSWTSDAGAPFYTTFGSLTDATTRGDVERGSIPANAGTADTGIPNYATGNAIVVSTEVADALKVRFGRIVNTGVDDLAGVEIEAGDEIAAGDLPQRAQLSYNDGSTASRAIEWDAESLAAVDVTTPGTYTVTGAIKHPQYATPFADERADPSIFKFDWNGQTKFLMIATEDLNLNPVNPANGPHMPIRIADNIEDLSDDAIRAGRNVEIDLLKRGDTDAEGAVMTGCFWAPEFHLVNDTLTIFFMPCYNGSNGQPDMWTGRASIIQLKKDAQGNDLDPAVPANWTKAQKVLRADGSILNPVQNISLDMTYFEDSGQSYYAWQMLGSVFIAKMDPANPTRLTSAPVRILPPEFAWDNVIAEGPNVHAHNGTLFMIYSGSSVGDSYTTGLITAKAGENVDLTSPAAWTKLNYPVQKSGMFNGAWQLGTGHGMWSMDEDDNLLYVFHARTSNRGLTGRDMFVRRVHFASDGMPIFDMESDEEVAPDNRQVSVTVTVNPSTGPQLDISGVVTSRCVVGKVVQVLTVTNGNDVPVSVSSSTPYGSKTFTSLAAGKSASASFTTRQVAVPGDVVTLTATATIDGSPVSVEREVSYPAASCG, from the coding sequence GTGGCGGTCGCCGCCGCCGGCGCCATGGTCATCGGCATGGGCGTCAGCACCGCCCACGCCGCGCTCCCCGACGACGGACTCGTCGCCGAGTACCTGTTCACCCAGGCATCCGGTGCCACGGTGCCCAACTCCGCCGACGGATCCGCTCTCGGCGCCGCCACCGTACGGAACGTGCAGGCCGCCGACTGGACAGGATCCTCCCTGACCCTCCGCGGCGGTGCGAAGACGTCGACCGGCAACTGGGTCGAGCTTCCCGACGACATCCTGACGGGCAAGCAGTCGGCGACGGTGACCGCCGAGGTCAAGGCCTCGGCGGCGATGCTGACCGGATTCCACTTCCTGTGGAACGTCGGCAACGAGTCATCCGCCACCGAGTACTTCTTCGCGTCGCTCAACTGCGGCTCCAGCCGCGCGCCCCTCGTCGGCATCAAGGCCGGCGGTGTCGAGCAACTCGTGCAGGCGGGCTCGTGCGGTGTGACGGCGAACCGGTGGGTCAACGTGACCTCGGTCGTCGACGGGGCCGCCGGCACGGCCTCGCTCTACATCGACGGCGTGCGCGTGGCGCACGGCTCTGTCGCCGCGACGCCGGCCGACATCGTCGATCAGTCCCTCAACACGATCGGGCGCGCTCCGTGGCCCGACCCGCTGTTCCAGGGGGCGATCTCGTCGTTCCGCGTCTACGACCGGGCGCTGTCGGCGGCCGAGGTCGCCGACGTCTCAGCCGCGGACGCGCAGCTCAACGCCGCGGAACTGCAGGCTCAGGCGCAGGCGATCATCGACGGGCTCGGCGTCGCCGACCTCGAGACCTCGACAGACATCGACCTGCCGACTGCGAGCGGACGCGTCACGTGGACGTCGAGCAACCCCGCGGTCGTCGCTCCGACGGGCCTCGTGACCGCGCCGCTGTCCGGCCAGCCCGCTGTCGCCGTCGAGCTGACGGCAACGGCGTCGGTGCGAGGCCTGAGCGCGAGCAAGACAATCACGGTCACGGTGCTGCCCAGTGAGGAGACGTCTGAGGAGCGCATCGAGCGCCTCGCGCAGCGCTTCGTCATTCCGTCCGTCATGCGCTCGGGCACGGCGCTTCCCGCGGCGCCCGAGGGCACGACCGTCGCCGTGGCCGCGGTCAGCGGCGACATCGCGGCCGGCGAGACCATCACCTCTTCGTCGGAGGAGCCGCAGGACGGCGAGATCACCGTCCGGGTCACCGACGCGACCTCCGGGGCGAGCGTCGACCGGGCCTTCGCCGTCCGGGTGATGCCCGCCGGGGCCCCGCAGCTGCTCGCCTACAACCGCAACCCCACCACGGTGGCCGAGGCCAACAACGCCGACGTCGCGCTCAGCATGCACCTCGCCCTGCAATCCGAGGGCAGGTGGACACCGCTGAACGAGAACTACGGCATCTTCTTCCCGAAGACCTCGGCACCCGTTCCCGCGAACGGACCCAGCGAGGGCCTGATCCGGAGCCTCCGCAACCCGCACGTGTTCTACGAGGCGGACGGCGGCTTCGGCATCGTCGCCACGCGCACGCTGCGCAACGGTGGTCGCGAGGGGCTGCAGTCCAGCAGCCTGCTGTACGCCCGCAGTGCGGACCTCCTGTCGTACCAGGAGGTCGGCATGGTCGATCTCGGTGTCACGAGCGGCGTCAACGATCCGGCCGTGATCTGGGATTCCGCCTCCGAGCGCTTCGTCGTGAGCTGGACCTCCGACGCCGGGGCGCCCTTCTACACCACCTTCGGCAGCCTCACGGATGCGACCACGCGTGGCGACGTCGAGCGCGGCTCCATTCCCGCCAACGCGGGGACGGCAGACACCGGCATCCCGAACTACGCGACCGGCAACGCGATCGTCGTCTCGACCGAGGTCGCCGACGCTCTGAAGGTTCGCTTCGGCCGCATCGTGAACACCGGGGTCGACGACCTCGCCGGCGTCGAGATCGAAGCCGGCGACGAGATCGCCGCCGGCGATCTGCCGCAGCGTGCGCAACTGTCGTACAACGACGGCTCCACTGCATCGCGCGCGATCGAGTGGGATGCCGAGTCCCTCGCCGCCGTCGACGTCACGACGCCCGGCACCTATACCGTCACCGGCGCGATCAAGCACCCGCAGTACGCGACGCCGTTCGCGGATGAACGCGCCGACCCGTCGATCTTCAAGTTCGACTGGAACGGGCAGACGAAGTTCCTGATGATCGCGACGGAGGACCTCAACCTCAATCCGGTCAATCCTGCGAACGGGCCGCACATGCCGATCCGCATCGCGGACAACATCGAGGACCTCTCGGACGACGCCATCCGGGCCGGCCGCAACGTCGAGATCGACCTGCTGAAGCGGGGCGACACCGACGCGGAGGGAGCGGTGATGACCGGGTGCTTCTGGGCTCCGGAGTTCCACCTCGTGAACGACACGCTCACGATCTTCTTCATGCCCTGCTACAACGGCTCCAACGGTCAGCCCGACATGTGGACCGGCCGCGCGAGCATCATCCAGCTGAAGAAGGACGCCCAGGGCAACGACCTGGACCCGGCGGTCCCGGCGAACTGGACGAAGGCCCAGAAGGTGCTTCGCGCCGACGGCTCGATCCTCAACCCGGTGCAGAACATCTCGCTCGACATGACCTACTTCGAGGACTCGGGTCAGTCGTACTACGCCTGGCAGATGCTCGGGTCGGTGTTCATCGCCAAGATGGACCCCGCGAACCCCACGCGGCTGACGTCGGCGCCGGTGCGCATCCTGCCGCCCGAATTCGCGTGGGACAACGTCATCGCGGAGGGCCCGAACGTCCACGCGCACAACGGCACGCTGTTCATGATCTACTCCGGCTCGAGCGTGGGCGACTCCTACACGACCGGTCTGATCACCGCGAAGGCCGGCGAGAACGTCGACCTGACGTCGCCGGCCGCCTGGACCAAGCTGAATTACCCGGTCCAGAAGTCCGGCATGTTCAACGGCGCCTGGCAGCTGGGCACGGGTCACGGCATGTGGTCGATGGATGAGGACGACAACCTGCTCTACGTCTTCCACGCCCGCACCAGCAACCGTGGCCTGACCGGTCGCGACATGTTCGTCCGTCGCGTCCACTTCGCTTCGGACGGGATGCCGATCTTCGACATGGAGTCTGACGAAGAGGTCGCGCCCGACAACCGCCAGGTATCGGTGACCGTGACGGTGAATCCGTCGACCGGACCGCAGCTGGACATCTCCGGAGTGGTGACCTCGCGCTGCGTCGTCGGCAAGGTCGTGCAGGTGCTGACCGTCACGAACGGCAACGACGTGCCCGTGTCGGTGTCGTCGTCGACGCCGTACGGTTCGAAGACGTTCACTTCGCTGGCCGCGGGCAAGTCGGCGTCGGCGTCCTTCACCACCCGCCAGGTCGCTGTGCCCGGTGATGTGGTCACCCTGACCGCGACAGCCACGATCGACGGTTCGCCCGTCAGCGTGGAGCGCGAGGTCAGCTACCCGGCCGCCAGCTGCGGCTGA